A part of Aegilops tauschii subsp. strangulata cultivar AL8/78 chromosome 2, Aet v6.0, whole genome shotgun sequence genomic DNA contains:
- the LOC141041015 gene encoding uncharacterized protein gives MAAMVTSYFADLFSADNSLCADPVIDLINTRVTDHMNDALCVDFSDKEIADALFQIGPLKAPGPDGFPARFFQRNWVVMPDQVITGVKEFFRTGLMPKGVNDTAIVLSPKVDNPEKLTEFRPISLCNVIYKVVSKCLQEKDPDKSFCAYKLDLSKAYDRVDWIFLERMMQKMGFARRWVNWIMPCVTSVRYTVKFNGTLLDSFAPSRGLRQGDPLSSFLFLLVADGLSALLKDGERNGDYTPLKICRRAPGVSHLLFADDTLLFFKAKEEQARKVQEVLNTYEKATGQCINPAKCSALFGNSCAIEDQEKVRDVLHIETVTFEEKYLGLPTPEGCMSKEKFQNLQSRLLKRIIAWGDTLSLAGKEIMIKAIAQAIPTYIMGVFKLPMFVCDDLNRMVRNFWWGSAEGKRKTHWLAWPKILAHKTKGGLGFRDFRVFNQALLARQAWRLLIKPNSLCAQVLKARYYPDGRLEDTVFSGNASSTWQAIQYGLELLKKGIVWWVGDGQNIRIWRDRWVPREPSRQPVSQQGTCRLWRVAELLGPDGTWRMDLLRRYFLPADVDAIASIRTSSHVTDDIIAWAPEKNGIFTVRSAYRFAMDERERPSATAMSRAPDGRRAIWKIIWGCPAPPKQHPSGDVVKGKMILNAPPILTREPAPLKEERGWVAPELGNTKLNTDGSFIPATGLAGGGMVLRDSEGKIIFSACREIRACDNALTAELAACREGLELALFRTDAPIKVELDCAEAVTMITARVQDRSAHRTVIEEIRRLATMEGREVFFSLCCRSQNKVSHELAKYGRSTPRTAVWLHSGLDFIVNLALAEKPP, from the exons ATGGCGGCTATGGTTACTTCATATTTTGCGGATCTCTTTTCAGCTGATAACTCATTATGCGCAGACCCTGTGATTGATCTCATTAATACTCGTGTTACTGACCACATGAATGATGCTCTCTGCGTAGATTTCTCGGACAAGGAAATTGCAGATGCCTTGTTCCAGATTGGACCCTTGAAGGCTCCGGGACCAGACGGGTTTCCCGCTCGTTTCTTCCAGAGGAACTGGGTTGTGATGCCGGACCAAGTCATCACAGGAGTTAAAGAGTTTTTCCGGACGGGACTAATGCCGAAAGGGGTGAATGACACTGCCATAGTTCTCAGCCCCAAGGTTGATAACCCGGAGAAACTGACAGAGTTTCGGCCTATCAGTCTGTGCAATGTGATTTATAAGGTGGTCTCAAAATGTCTG CAAGAGAAGGACCCTGATAAGAGCTTCTGTGCTTATAAGCTGGATTTGTCTAAAGCTTATGATAGGGTCGATTGGATCTTCTTGGAGCGAATGATGCAAAAGATGGGTTTTGCTCGTCGGTGGGTGAACTGGATTATGCCATGCGTCACCTCGGTGAGATACACAGTTAAATTTAATGGAACCCTCTTGGATTCGTTCGCACCGTCGCGCGGGCTACGGCAAGGTGATCCCCTCTCCTCGTTTCTATTCCTGCTTGTGGCTGATGGTCTCTCCGCTTTGTTGAAGGATGGAGAGCGCAACGGTGATTATACTCCGTTAAAAATCTGCCGCAGAGCTCCGGGTGTTTCTCATTTATTGTTTGCAGACGACACTTTGCTTTTCTTCAAGGCTAAAGAGGAGCAAGCTAGGAAAGTACAAGAGGTGCTAAATACGTATGAAAAAGCTACAGGCCAGTGCATCAACCCAGCTAAGTGTAGTGCTCTGTTTGGAAATTCATGTGCCATTGAGGACCAAGAGAAGGTGCGTGATGTCCTACATATTGAAACAGTAACTTTTGAGGAAAAGTACCTGGGGTTACCTACACCGGAAGGATGTATGTCTAAAGAAAaatttcagaatttacagtctcgTCTGCTGAAGAGGATCATTGCTTGGGGCGACACCCTCTCGCTTGCAGGGAAAGAAATAATGATAAAAGCCATTGCCCAAGCTATCCCCACATATATCATGGGAGTTTTCAAATTACCTATGTTTGTCTGTGATGACCTGAACAGAATGGTGAGGAACTTTTGGTGGGGCTCCGCTGAAGGCAAGAGGAAAACTCATTGGTTGGCATGGCCAAAAATCTTAGCTCATAAAACGAAGGGCGGCCTGGGCTTCAGAGACTTCCGTGTTTTTAACCAGGCTCTCCTTGCTCGCCAGGCGTGGCGGCTGCTTATCAAGCCTAACAGTTTATGTGCGCAGGTGCTGAAAGCTAGGTACTACCCAGATGGACGCCTAGAGGACACGGTCTTCTCCGGAAATGCTTCTTCTACGTGGCAGGCCATACAATATGGACTAGAGCTACTAAAGAAGGGCATTGTGTGGTGGGTAGGGGATGGCCAGAACATCCGCATATGGCGGGATCGGTGGGTCCCCCGGGAGCCATCGCGCCAACCTGTCTCCCAGCAGGGCACATGTCGGCTCTGGCGGGTGGCCGAGCTCCTTGGCCCGGACGGGACTTGGCGCATGGACCTACTCCGGCGCTACTTCCTTCCGGCAGACGTCGACGCGATCGCCAGCATCCGCACTTCATCTCATGTCACCGACGACATCATCGCATGGGCTCCGGAGAAGAACGGTATCTTCACTGTTCGATCCGCCTATCGCTTTGCCATGGACGAGCGCGAGCGTCCATCGGCCACAGCCATGAGCAGGGCACCGGATGGTCGTCGCGCCATCTGGAAGATCATATGGGGGTGCCCTGCTCCCCCGAAG CAACACCCAAGTGGAGATGTGGTCAAGGGAAAGATGATACTCAATGCACCACCGATACTCACTAGAGAGCCGGCTCCTCTCAAGGAGGAGCGAGGATGGGTTGCCCCAGAGCTAGGCAATACTAAACTTAATACAGATGGTAGCTTCATACCGGCGACAGGATTGGCTGGAGGGGGCATGGTCCTTCGAGATTCTGAGGGCAAGATCattttcagtgcttgtagagaaatTCGCGCATGCGATAATGCGCTCACGGCAGAGCTAGCGGCGTGTCGGGAGGGCCTGGAACTAGCTCTTTTCCGTACGGACGCACCCATTAAAGTCGAGCTTGATTGTGCGGAGGCGGTGACAATGATCACAGCTCGTGTGCAGGACCGGTCGGCTCATCGCACCGTCATTGAGGAAATCAGGAGACTGGCAACGATGGAGGGGAGGGAGGTCTTTTTTAGTCTTTGTTGTCGTTCGCAAAACAAAGTTAGTCATGAGCTTGCCAAGTATGGTAGGAGCACCCCTCGCACCGCTGTTTGGTTGCACTCGGGGTTAGACTTTATTGTAAACTTGGCTCTAGCTGAAAAGCCTCCGTGA